The following proteins are co-located in the Halobaculum roseum genome:
- a CDS encoding Eco57I restriction-modification methylase domain-containing protein has product MLHKSVDGILRREFQDAGFDDITIEEIREWSPFHWPLEFADVFEKGGFDVFIGNPPWDMLYANRDDFFIRYDEQFRTYPSEEKDGVMENLLSSPEVAWEWEDYKDSMETQADFFTQGDVYKLQSPVVGGRTMPTKNELSALFLERVFRLSRDGVKVSLLLPGTIFGGVMGKDLRTHLLDHTDVENLIGFENKGIFEAIDDRYRFAVLTFEYGGRTSVLRGIFNQHNMDIVYRIEEEAVTIPREVLLSYSPEGRIFPSITSQMEASVLEKVVDQPSLGEGVEGAWTVDMLTKEFVESTDKDRLQNTPEGADYPVYGGKNIHQFQHDNSLNSDLAGPEYWSKGLQDPPNSAQYRVREKKFNRGHLKRAIYEAFGGPETSKSQVQFVDELLKEHRGHGLEEEDVLLDCDEYRVGIRDVTNSTNERTIIATVLPKDIICLHTINTFKPFDIRPKEGHLSESPLRSPYIRRFTDRELFVATGLLNSIAFDFLMRTKVETHIIKRELLESQLPRLTDGDDWFHYIAERAARLNCYGEEFKEMRERLGGIEAAVEDQERRELQAEIDAAAFHAYGLERRDVKFVLDDFHRVGNPKLMDEMYFGLVLEKYDLLEQKGPLP; this is encoded by the coding sequence GTGCTACACAAGAGCGTTGACGGAATCCTTCGGCGAGAGTTCCAAGACGCTGGCTTTGACGACATAACGATCGAGGAAATTCGGGAGTGGTCCCCCTTCCACTGGCCGCTAGAGTTCGCCGACGTCTTCGAGAAAGGTGGATTCGACGTGTTCATCGGGAACCCACCCTGGGACATGCTCTACGCGAATCGCGACGACTTCTTCATCCGCTACGATGAGCAGTTCCGTACCTATCCGTCGGAAGAAAAAGACGGTGTGATGGAAAACCTCCTCTCAAGCCCAGAAGTTGCGTGGGAATGGGAGGACTACAAGGACTCGATGGAAACTCAGGCAGACTTCTTCACGCAGGGAGACGTCTACAAGCTCCAATCTCCGGTGGTGGGCGGTCGGACGATGCCGACAAAAAATGAACTGTCTGCTCTCTTTCTAGAGCGGGTCTTCAGACTCTCCAGAGACGGCGTGAAGGTGAGTCTGCTCCTCCCGGGAACTATCTTCGGTGGAGTGATGGGGAAAGACCTCCGGACACATCTACTGGATCACACAGACGTAGAGAATCTCATTGGGTTCGAAAATAAGGGCATCTTTGAGGCGATTGACGATCGCTATCGATTTGCTGTACTGACGTTTGAATACGGAGGGAGGACGTCAGTACTTCGCGGCATCTTCAACCAGCATAACATGGACATCGTATATCGAATCGAGGAGGAAGCAGTTACTATCCCACGAGAGGTGCTTCTTAGCTACTCGCCTGAGGGGCGGATATTCCCTTCAATCACCTCACAGATGGAAGCAAGCGTCTTAGAGAAAGTGGTTGACCAACCGTCTTTGGGAGAAGGGGTGGAGGGGGCCTGGACAGTAGATATGCTGACGAAGGAATTTGTAGAATCGACTGACAAGGACCGATTACAGAATACACCTGAAGGTGCTGACTACCCAGTTTACGGGGGTAAAAATATCCATCAATTCCAGCACGATAATAGCCTCAATAGTGACTTAGCGGGTCCTGAGTACTGGAGTAAGGGACTCCAGGATCCGCCGAATAGTGCACAATATCGTGTCCGGGAAAAGAAGTTCAATAGAGGCCACCTGAAACGAGCAATCTACGAGGCATTCGGTGGGCCAGAAACCAGCAAGTCACAAGTACAATTCGTGGACGAACTCCTCAAGGAACATCGTGGCCACGGATTAGAAGAAGAAGATGTACTCCTTGATTGTGACGAGTATCGCGTCGGAATTCGAGACGTTACGAACTCCACAAATGAGCGGACGATAATCGCCACTGTACTCCCGAAAGACATCATCTGCCTCCATACGATTAACACGTTCAAACCGTTCGATATTAGGCCCAAAGAGGGACATCTCTCAGAGTCTCCGCTTCGGTCGCCCTACATCCGGCGATTCACGGATCGGGAACTCTTCGTGGCGACTGGACTCCTGAATAGCATTGCGTTCGATTTCCTGATGCGGACAAAGGTCGAGACGCACATCATCAAGCGTGAGCTACTGGAATCCCAGCTACCACGCCTCACCGACGGAGATGACTGGTTCCATTATATCGCTGAACGAGCTGCCCGGTTGAACTGTTACGGGGAAGAATTCAAAGAAATGCGTGAGCGACTCGGCGGAATCGAGGCAGCGGTAGAAGATCAAGAGCGCAGAGAATTACAGGCTGAAATCGACGCGGCCGCATTCCACGCGTATGGCCTGGAACGTCGTGACGTGAAGTTTGTTCTCGACGACTTCCATCGCGTTGGGAATCCGAAGCTGATGGATGAGATGTACTTCGGTCTGGTCTTGGAGAAATATGATCTGCTGGAGCAAAAGGGGCCGCTACCGTAG
- a CDS encoding IS1595 family transposase, translating into MIPLDVFGSESVAADLLQQVRWRNGVTCPRCRSDRTVKNGSYGHFQRYLCKNCDRTFNDKTGTIFAHSKVALRKWLFSIYAFLRFNTSLRQLQLEIDVQYKTIYQRVERFTKALDAPSLDLVGPVEIDEVYVSAGLKGRERDGRSRSRGLSTRGRGSYEQDKPPVFTIVDRGTGNRYVIPAKSADESTVRLLLANREKEPLTVYTDGFRTYDPLDEDDAFDREYVVHGDGEYANEDVHVNTCESHGSLLRPWLSPHRGVSKDKLTQYLRAFQLRRKLLRKPGREALKHAIKATL; encoded by the coding sequence ATGATTCCGCTAGATGTGTTTGGGTCGGAATCGGTCGCAGCGGACCTGTTGCAGCAGGTTCGCTGGCGTAACGGTGTTACTTGCCCTCGCTGCCGTTCTGACCGAACGGTCAAGAACGGCAGCTATGGGCACTTTCAGCGCTATCTCTGTAAGAATTGCGACCGCACATTCAACGACAAGACCGGCACGATTTTCGCCCATTCGAAAGTCGCGCTCAGGAAGTGGCTGTTCTCGATTTACGCGTTTCTCCGGTTTAACACGAGTCTTCGCCAACTTCAGCTCGAAATCGACGTTCAGTACAAAACGATCTACCAGCGCGTCGAGCGCTTCACGAAGGCGCTCGACGCGCCTTCGCTCGACCTCGTCGGTCCCGTCGAAATCGACGAAGTCTACGTTTCTGCAGGGCTGAAAGGCCGCGAGCGCGACGGTCGGTCGCGCTCGCGTGGCCTGTCCACGCGTGGACGAGGATCGTACGAGCAGGACAAACCGCCGGTGTTCACGATCGTCGATCGCGGCACCGGCAATCGGTATGTGATCCCCGCGAAATCCGCCGATGAATCGACGGTTCGGCTCCTTCTCGCAAACCGCGAGAAGGAGCCACTGACCGTCTACACTGACGGATTTCGTACCTACGACCCACTCGACGAGGACGACGCATTCGACCGCGAATACGTCGTCCACGGCGACGGCGAATACGCGAATGAAGACGTCCACGTCAATACCTGCGAGAGCCACGGATCGTTGCTGCGACCGTGGCTCTCGCCTCATCGAGGCGTCTCAAAAGATAAGCTCACACAGTATCTCCGAGCGTTCCAGCTTCGACGAAAACTACTGCGGAAACCGGGAAGAGAAGCGCTCAAACACGCTATCAAAGCTACGCTGTGA
- a CDS encoding Eco57I restriction-modification methylase domain-containing protein yields the protein MQCIEYFQRLEAEGQGWELESRTREEIEEIESGKGSSSLYAKRTAILNNLYGVDLDEGAVEICKLRLWLSMVADIEDEPSEVEPLPNIDFNVRQGNSLIGQLDTDIESNEDGDSDLDSWEVKTRFEDVKEAIKKHKKAETSVEAQEWRKEAEDRIEENRDKFDGTLFCRRLLMALSCRRRIEESKDTASAVSVRHDSARCVWVGIGRSGPVAAGSLA from the coding sequence ATGCAATGCATTGAGTATTTTCAGCGGCTCGAAGCTGAAGGGCAAGGCTGGGAGCTGGAATCTAGAACCCGAGAGGAGATAGAAGAAATCGAGTCTGGAAAAGGCTCCTCATCACTGTACGCAAAGCGGACGGCCATCCTCAACAATTTGTACGGAGTCGATCTCGACGAAGGTGCCGTTGAGATTTGCAAGCTCAGACTCTGGTTGTCGATGGTCGCTGATATCGAGGATGAACCGAGCGAGGTGGAGCCGCTCCCCAACATCGATTTCAACGTACGACAGGGCAACAGCCTAATTGGTCAACTCGATACGGACATCGAGAGTAACGAAGACGGGGACAGCGATCTCGATTCTTGGGAGGTGAAAACCCGTTTTGAGGACGTGAAAGAGGCCATCAAGAAGCACAAGAAAGCGGAGACCAGTGTTGAAGCTCAAGAATGGCGGAAGGAGGCAGAAGACAGAATAGAGGAAAACCGGGACAAATTTGACGGAACGCTCTTCTGTAGGAGATTGTTGATGGCGCTTAGCTGTCGCCGTAGAATCGAAGAGAGCAAGGACACCGCGTCAGCGGTGTCCGTTAGGCATGATTCCGCTAGATGTGTTTGGGTCGGAATCGGTCGCAGCGGACCTGTTGCAGCAGGTTCGCTGGCGTAA
- a CDS encoding Eco57I restriction-modification methylase domain-containing protein — MTLQQITASDIAGWDSLQDIANSFEKRGLKPRPKLGGDNELVVQLDDDEFIVIVNAGPGETATDFKPENRSRHTNLVATNDFETFTFITRVRSWEGQQHGRIKHQKISFSKEQFTRDSGEKNTILQKLNSIEYGSSAAIYDTLYDTQQVVKEFYEQFEELRTDLIQEVTGIPDDRGDAKQRYVQVILDRMIFLYFIQEKRLLDRNPNYLHEQPNEVVDEGGDHYEEFYEPLFFEYLAEDKQNPDFGSLPYLNGGLFARNPVEEEFQNVKLGGSAEETNELFDDILDFLSDWNWNVDERLDIVDPKNLSPAILGHIFEQTVNQKEMGAYYTPEEITGFMARRTIHPYLLDQLNEAVGADYDEIDNVFGFPVPEADSSAEAVADGGTITQQVPTENVQTSHVETLYHDILKEAHILDPAVGSGAFLLAAQEVLMDLYMQCIEYFQRLEAEGQGWELESRSREELESIEGGHGGISLFAKRSIILNNLYGVDIEDGAVEICKLRLWLSMVADIEDEPNEVEPLPNIDFNIRHGNSLIGFTELQEVAREDAGDASLSNWGVGTAVKDLYEDVIREQDRHRAADSAREAQNARKMAERKIDTHSEELNEKIRDQFNELVDEDISLEELEEFSPFHWVLEFATVYREGGFDVIIGNPPWDELKPYRTDFFPKYDTEFRSRPPGEKDKKVEELLENPEIAAEWEKFQRDKERQATYINQSGEYEYQTPSVEGQQVARTNDLSLLFFERVYDIVRDGGYVSQLLPGPFFNAAAGKDLRVHALEESEIQSIIGFENHGIFSDIDTRYNFGIVTLRTEGSTDTVHGIFHQTSVDVLRSIDDVALEIPARILKEYSPGARIFPNIEDQQEVSVLDKILQTPPLATEIEGAWRTVLYKELDRGRDRDRFIEDESKGDYPVYQGKNIHQFCYESTYVDDLKPISLWSVDEDNEELSAKRRVREKNFRARDDAISLKKAIYNKFADDPEFRHLPASSQKRFVNRLLTEEFDRPELSLEDIRLHSSEYRLVLREVARATDERTLIAAVIPPGGVVVHTLYTVRPFEANPSKDDLSEFPMHSAYDRVFTDKELFVALGLINSIPFDFLMRTKVDSHASKYKFEESQVPRLTDGDDWFHYIADRAAKLNCYGEEFAEMRERLGGIEPATDMETRRELQAEVDAAVFHAYGLDEEEMQFVLDDFHRVSNPRIMTEAYFEKVAEKYTYLGDVGPME, encoded by the coding sequence ATGACTCTCCAGCAGATCACCGCATCCGATATCGCGGGCTGGGACTCTTTACAGGATATAGCGAACTCCTTTGAAAAACGCGGGCTCAAACCACGCCCGAAATTAGGGGGCGATAACGAACTCGTAGTCCAGCTTGATGATGACGAATTCATCGTTATCGTCAATGCTGGCCCCGGTGAGACTGCCACGGACTTCAAACCGGAAAATCGCTCACGGCATACCAACCTCGTTGCCACCAACGATTTCGAGACCTTTACTTTCATTACGCGAGTCCGAAGCTGGGAGGGGCAGCAGCACGGTCGAATTAAGCATCAAAAGATCTCGTTCTCAAAGGAGCAGTTCACGCGGGACAGCGGAGAGAAGAACACTATTCTCCAGAAGCTGAACTCGATCGAGTACGGTTCCTCTGCTGCGATATACGATACGCTCTACGACACGCAACAGGTCGTCAAAGAGTTCTATGAACAGTTCGAGGAACTCCGGACGGATCTCATTCAAGAGGTCACGGGCATTCCCGACGACCGTGGTGACGCGAAGCAACGATATGTGCAGGTCATTCTTGATCGGATGATATTCCTATACTTCATCCAAGAAAAGCGCCTCCTTGATCGGAACCCGAACTACCTTCACGAACAGCCGAATGAAGTCGTTGACGAGGGCGGTGACCACTACGAAGAGTTCTACGAACCGCTCTTCTTCGAATACCTCGCAGAAGACAAGCAGAACCCTGACTTCGGTAGTCTTCCGTACCTGAACGGTGGCTTATTCGCAAGGAACCCTGTCGAAGAGGAGTTCCAGAACGTGAAGTTAGGCGGTTCTGCCGAGGAAACAAACGAGCTCTTCGACGATATCCTCGACTTCCTCTCCGATTGGAACTGGAACGTCGACGAACGACTCGATATCGTCGATCCCAAGAACCTCTCCCCAGCGATTCTGGGCCACATCTTCGAGCAAACAGTCAACCAGAAGGAGATGGGAGCGTACTACACACCCGAAGAGATCACGGGGTTCATGGCCCGGCGGACAATCCATCCGTATCTTCTCGATCAGCTCAACGAGGCTGTGGGCGCGGACTACGACGAGATCGACAACGTGTTCGGCTTCCCCGTGCCCGAGGCAGATAGTAGCGCAGAAGCTGTTGCCGATGGCGGAACCATAACTCAGCAAGTTCCAACGGAAAACGTCCAGACAAGCCATGTGGAGACCCTCTACCACGACATTCTGAAGGAAGCACACATTCTCGATCCCGCCGTCGGAAGTGGCGCTTTCCTGCTCGCCGCACAGGAGGTGCTGATGGACCTATACATGCAATGCATTGAGTATTTTCAGCGGCTCGAAGCTGAAGGGCAAGGCTGGGAGCTGGAGAGTCGTAGTCGCGAGGAATTAGAGAGTATTGAAGGAGGGCATGGAGGGATATCACTTTTCGCAAAGCGGTCTATCATCCTCAACAATCTCTACGGGGTCGATATCGAGGACGGAGCAGTCGAAATCTGTAAACTACGCCTGTGGCTGTCGATGGTCGCTGATATTGAGGACGAACCGAACGAGGTCGAACCCCTCCCAAATATTGATTTTAACATCCGTCATGGTAACTCGCTGATCGGGTTCACTGAGCTCCAAGAAGTCGCACGGGAAGATGCGGGCGACGCGTCACTCTCGAATTGGGGTGTCGGAACTGCAGTCAAAGATCTCTATGAGGATGTCATCCGGGAACAGGACCGCCATCGAGCTGCGGATTCTGCCCGTGAAGCGCAGAATGCTCGTAAAATGGCTGAACGAAAAATCGACACCCACAGCGAGGAGCTTAATGAGAAGATCCGCGATCAGTTCAACGAACTTGTCGACGAGGATATTTCTCTTGAGGAATTAGAGGAGTTCTCACCGTTTCATTGGGTGCTCGAGTTCGCGACAGTCTATCGGGAAGGCGGCTTTGATGTCATCATTGGGAACCCACCGTGGGATGAGCTGAAGCCATACCGGACGGACTTCTTCCCAAAGTACGATACTGAGTTTCGTAGCCGCCCACCAGGTGAAAAGGACAAGAAGGTTGAGGAGCTCTTAGAGAACCCTGAAATCGCTGCCGAATGGGAGAAGTTCCAGCGTGACAAGGAACGGCAAGCGACCTATATCAACCAGAGTGGAGAATACGAGTACCAGACACCAAGCGTAGAAGGACAACAGGTTGCACGGACGAACGACCTGTCCCTACTGTTCTTTGAGCGAGTCTATGATATCGTCAGAGACGGTGGTTATGTTTCACAGCTGCTTCCTGGTCCGTTCTTCAATGCCGCTGCTGGAAAGGATTTGCGAGTACATGCATTGGAAGAGTCTGAGATTCAGAGTATCATCGGATTTGAAAATCACGGCATTTTCTCCGATATAGACACTAGGTATAACTTCGGTATCGTTACGCTCCGAACAGAGGGAAGCACTGATACTGTCCACGGAATCTTTCATCAGACTTCCGTTGATGTTCTTCGGTCAATTGACGATGTAGCTCTAGAGATTCCAGCGCGAATCCTCAAAGAGTATTCTCCTGGAGCTCGAATTTTCCCCAACATCGAGGACCAGCAGGAGGTCTCAGTGCTGGATAAAATTCTCCAGACACCACCATTGGCGACTGAAATTGAAGGTGCTTGGCGAACGGTCTTGTACAAGGAACTGGATCGAGGACGAGATCGGGATAGATTCATCGAAGACGAATCCAAAGGGGATTATCCGGTCTATCAGGGAAAGAATATTCACCAATTCTGTTATGAGTCGACCTACGTCGACGACCTCAAACCCATCTCTTTGTGGAGTGTCGATGAGGATAACGAAGAGCTGAGCGCGAAGCGTCGCGTTCGAGAGAAGAACTTCCGTGCCCGGGACGATGCGATCAGCCTGAAGAAGGCTATCTACAACAAGTTCGCTGATGACCCTGAGTTCCGCCATCTCCCGGCAAGTTCGCAGAAGCGGTTCGTCAATCGGTTGCTAACAGAGGAATTCGACCGCCCCGAACTTTCTTTGGAGGACATCCGTCTCCATAGTTCTGAGTACCGGCTTGTGCTCCGTGAAGTCGCTCGTGCAACCGACGAACGGACGCTCATTGCGGCTGTAATCCCACCGGGTGGAGTCGTCGTCCATACGCTGTACACGGTTCGACCATTCGAGGCAAATCCTAGCAAGGATGATCTTTCGGAATTCCCGATGCACAGCGCTTACGACCGTGTTTTCACTGATAAGGAGCTTTTCGTCGCGCTTGGGCTGATCAATAGTATTCCGTTCGATTTCTTGATGCGGACAAAGGTTGATTCTCACGCCTCGAAGTACAAGTTTGAGGAGTCACAGGTCCCCCGACTCACTGATGGCGACGACTGGTTCCACTACATCGCTGATCGAGCGGCGAAGCTCAACTGCTACGGTGAGGAGTTTGCTGAGATGCGTGAGCGACTCGGTGGGATTGAGCCGGCGACGGATATGGAGACCCGGCGTGAACTACAAGCCGAAGTCGACGCGGCCGTGTTCCACGCATATGGGTTGGATGAGGAGGAAATGCAGTTCGTCCTTGATGACTTCCATCGGGTGTCGAATCCTCGAATTATGACGGAAGCGTACTTCGAGAAGGTCGCTGAGAAATACACTTATCTTGGAGATGTAGGCCCGATGGAGTAA
- a CDS encoding site-specific integrase, with protein sequence MDMVATRERALSEREFELLLEGAGRIDDTQQRLETRAAILLGGRLGLRPGETTHLSKSWVDLERQMIQIPTQENCTKGRDGGICGYCRQAVKQRLDHNPNTDFQSFAERYWLPKTEAASRTVPYHFSYRVRVAVELLLDEHSGWPYSFSTLQRRLETALKLSPELSNDATSLHGLRATAASYHAGRGLDLPALRAMFGWEDITTARQYLNVDGAMTRRALDSIHQ encoded by the coding sequence ATGGATATGGTAGCAACACGAGAGAGGGCCCTTAGCGAACGCGAGTTCGAACTACTGTTAGAAGGTGCTGGGCGAATAGATGATACACAACAGAGACTCGAAACACGAGCGGCCATTCTCCTTGGAGGCCGTCTTGGACTTAGACCAGGAGAAACAACGCACTTGTCGAAATCGTGGGTTGACCTAGAGCGGCAGATGATCCAGATTCCCACACAGGAAAACTGTACGAAGGGACGGGATGGTGGCATCTGTGGATACTGCCGGCAGGCGGTGAAACAACGGCTAGATCATAATCCCAATACGGATTTTCAGAGCTTTGCTGAGCGTTATTGGCTCCCGAAAACAGAAGCCGCATCTCGAACAGTTCCCTACCACTTTTCGTATCGGGTTCGAGTCGCGGTTGAATTGTTACTCGACGAACATAGTGGCTGGCCGTATTCGTTCTCGACCTTACAGCGACGTCTAGAAACGGCCCTGAAATTGTCCCCAGAATTGTCTAACGACGCAACCTCATTACATGGATTACGTGCCACAGCAGCGTCGTACCATGCAGGAAGAGGCTTGGATCTTCCCGCACTCCGAGCAATGTTCGGGTGGGAGGACATCACGACCGCACGTCAATATCTAAATGTCGATGGAGCTATGACCCGACGAGCGCTGGACAGTATTCATCAGTAA